CCTTCGGCCAGGACGTCACCTTCGACAGCCTTAAAAAAGAGGGCTTCAAGGCGTGCTTCATGGCCATCGGGCTGCACGGCGGCCGCAGGCTGGGCGTGGAGAACGAAGACGCCGCGGGCGTGCTCCAGGGCGTGGATTTCCTGCGCGACGCGGCCATGGGCAAGGAGGTCAACATCGGCGAGGAGGTGATCGTGGTGGGCGGTGGCAATGTGGCCATCGACGTGGCCCTGACCGCCAAGCGCAAGGGAGCTAAAAAAGTCACTCTGATCTGCCTCGAAAAGCGCGAGGAGATGCCGGCCTGGGAGCACGAAATCCAGGAGGCCCTGGAGAGCGAAATCGAGATCGTCAACAGCTTCGGTCCCAAAAACTTTTTCATCGATAAGAATAAAAAGGTTTCGGGTATCGAATTCAAGACCTGCACGGCGGTGTTCGACGAAAACCGCCGCTTCAACCCCCAGTACGACGACAATGCCTGCCAGCCGTTCTTCGGCGACACGGTGATTATCGCCATCGGCCAGAGCACCGATACCACCGGCCTCAAGGAGCAGGGCGTGGTCCTATCGCGCCCCGGCGGCCTGGAGGCCGATCGCCTCACCCTGCAGACCCCTATGGAGTGGGTCTTTGCCGGCGGCGACGCCTTCTACGGCCCCAAGTCGGTGGTCGAGGCCGTGGCCTGCGGCAAGGAGGCGGCCGAGAGCATCCATCGCTACGTCAACGGCCTGGACCTGAAAGAGGGCCGCGAGAAGACGTGGGAGTTCGTCAAACCCGAAACCGCCTACGAAGAGAAGAAGGCGCGCGTGCCGGTGCGCTGCCTCGATCCGGCGGCGCGGGAGTGCAACTTCATGGAGGTCTCGTTCGGGTACGATGAAGAAGAGGCCAAGCTCGAAGCCGAGCGCTGCCTCAAGTGCGGCATCTGTTCCGAATGCTACCAGTGCGTTGAGGCCTGTCTGGCCAAGGCGGTCAACCACAACATGCTGCCCAAGCGCACCGAGGTGGAGGTGGGGTCGATCATCCTGGCCCCGGGCTTCACCCCCTACGATCCCAGCAAGCACGAGTACTACAGCTATGCCAATCACCCCAACGTGGTCACGGCCCTGGAGTTCGAGCGCATCCTGTCGGCCTCGGGCCCCTTTCAGGGCCACCTGATGCGGCCCTCGGACCACAAGGAGCCGGAAAAGATCGCCTGGCTGCAGTGTATCGGCTCACGCGACATCAACAAGTGCGACCACAGCTACTGTTCGGCCGTGTGCTGCATGTACGCGGCCAAGCAGACCGTCATCGCCAAGGAGCACAGCGACAAGGATCTGGATACGGCCATTTTCTTCATGGACATGCGCACCTATGGCAAGGATTTCGAACGCTACTACATGCGCTGCAAGGATGAAAAGGGGGTGCGCTTCGTACGCTCCAGGGTGCACACCATCGACCCGGTGGAGGGCGACAACCTGCGCCTGCGCTACGTAAACGAAGAGGGTGAACTGATCGAAGAGCTCTTCGATATGGTGGTGCTCTCCGTGGGCCTGGCGCCCAACGAGGATGCCATCCGCCTGGCCGGTACCCTGGGCGTCGAGCTCAACGGCCACAAGTTCGCCAAGACCAAAGACCTGGCGCCGGTGGCCACCAACCGGGAAGGCATCTTTGTGTGCGGCGTCTTCCAAGGCCCCAAGGACATTCCCCAGTCGGTCATGGAAGCCTCGGCCGCGGCGGCCGCGGCGGCCAAAAATCTGGCCGAGGCGCGTGGCACGCTCATCCGCGCCAAACAGCTGCCGCCCGAGCTGGACGTGAGCGAACAGGCGCCGCGCGTCGGCGTCTTCGTCTGCAACTGTGGTATCAACATCGGCGGCGTGGCCGACGTGCCGGCTGTGCGCGAATATGCCAAAACCCTGCCCCACGTGGTGCACGTGGAGGACAACCTGTTCACCTGCTCCCAGGATACCCAGGACAAGATGAAAGAGGTGATCAAAGAGCTGGGCATCAACCGCGTGGTGGTGGCCTCGTGCTCGCCGCGCACCCACGAACCCCTGTTCCAGGAGACCATCCGCGAGGCCGGGCTGAACAAATACCTGTTCGAGATGGCCAACATCCGCGACCAGAACACCTGGGTCCACATGAACAACCCCCAGAAGGCCACGGAAAAGGCCAAGGACCTGGTGCGCATGGCCGTGGCCAAGGCCGCCTACGTGGAGCCCCTGCACCAGGTCAGCCTGGATGTGCAGCAAGCCGGACTGGTGATCGGCGGCGGCGTGGCCGGCATGGAAGCGGCCCTGGGGTTCGCGGACCAGGGGTTCCAGACCTACCTGGTGGAGCGTTCCGACCGGCTGGGAGGCAATGCCCTGTGGCTGCGGGCTACCTGGCAGGGTGAACCCGTCAAACCCTATCTGGAGGCACTAATCGATCGGGTGACCCGCCACGACAAGATCCGCCTCTTCCTGAACAGCGAGGTGATCGAAACCACGGGCATCCTCGGAAATTTCAACTCGACCATCGCCGTGGCCGGCGACCGCATGACCACGGTGGCCATCGATCACGGGGTGACCGTTCTGGCCACCGGCGGCAAGGAGTATACGCCTACCGAGTACATGTACGGCCAGCATCCCGATATCCTGACCCACAAGGAGATGGACGAGGCCATGACCGCCGGCGACGCGCGCATCGGCGCCGCCGAGAGCGCCGTATTCATCCAGTGCGTGGGATCACGCACCCCCGAGCGGCCTTCGTGCAGCCGCATCTGCTGCACCCACAGCGTCAAATCGGCCATCGCCCTCAAAGAACAGAAACCGGAGATGAATGTCTTCATCCTCTACCGCGACGTGCGCACCTACGGCTTCCGCGAGGATCTGTACC
This is a stretch of genomic DNA from Desulfatitalea tepidiphila. It encodes these proteins:
- a CDS encoding FAD-dependent oxidoreductase, whose protein sequence is MQSEKPSDEKKSVVGSVMVVGGGIAGIQASLDLADSGYLVKMVESKSAIGGVMAQLDKTFPTNDCSMCVISPKLVEAGRHLNIDLFTTTEVEKVEGEAGNFKVTLLQRPRYIELDKCTACGECAKVCPIDVPNTFDEGLRERKAAFKLYPQGMPSAYAIDKRGTAPCKATCPAHVSIQGYIALINDGRYKEALKLFKQDHPFPGVCGRVCHHPCEGQCTRNDVDQPLAIRELHRFLADYERSSGETYVPEIKEEKRGEKIAVIGSGPAGLTAAYYLTLKGYPVTIFEKLPEPGGMMRVGIPEYRLPRDILAAEIDTIRQMGVEIKCGVAFGQDVTFDSLKKEGFKACFMAIGLHGGRRLGVENEDAAGVLQGVDFLRDAAMGKEVNIGEEVIVVGGGNVAIDVALTAKRKGAKKVTLICLEKREEMPAWEHEIQEALESEIEIVNSFGPKNFFIDKNKKVSGIEFKTCTAVFDENRRFNPQYDDNACQPFFGDTVIIAIGQSTDTTGLKEQGVVLSRPGGLEADRLTLQTPMEWVFAGGDAFYGPKSVVEAVACGKEAAESIHRYVNGLDLKEGREKTWEFVKPETAYEEKKARVPVRCLDPAARECNFMEVSFGYDEEEAKLEAERCLKCGICSECYQCVEACLAKAVNHNMLPKRTEVEVGSIILAPGFTPYDPSKHEYYSYANHPNVVTALEFERILSASGPFQGHLMRPSDHKEPEKIAWLQCIGSRDINKCDHSYCSAVCCMYAAKQTVIAKEHSDKDLDTAIFFMDMRTYGKDFERYYMRCKDEKGVRFVRSRVHTIDPVEGDNLRLRYVNEEGELIEELFDMVVLSVGLAPNEDAIRLAGTLGVELNGHKFAKTKDLAPVATNREGIFVCGVFQGPKDIPQSVMEASAAAAAAAKNLAEARGTLIRAKQLPPELDVSEQAPRVGVFVCNCGINIGGVADVPAVREYAKTLPHVVHVEDNLFTCSQDTQDKMKEVIKELGINRVVVASCSPRTHEPLFQETIREAGLNKYLFEMANIRDQNTWVHMNNPQKATEKAKDLVRMAVAKAAYVEPLHQVSLDVQQAGLVIGGGVAGMEAALGFADQGFQTYLVERSDRLGGNALWLRATWQGEPVKPYLEALIDRVTRHDKIRLFLNSEVIETTGILGNFNSTIAVAGDRMTTVAIDHGVTVLATGGKEYTPTEYMYGQHPDILTHKEMDEAMTAGDARIGAAESAVFIQCVGSRTPERPSCSRICCTHSVKSAIALKEQKPEMNVFILYRDVRTYGFREDLYRKAREKGVIFIRFDLEAAPQVRVDCNTLSVTVKDHILGRPIELNPDLLILATAVLPNANKDVFELFKVTANAEGFLVEAHAKLRPVDFSSEGIFMAGLAHYPKSIDETIAQAQAAVSRASTILSKDHIWVGGVIAVVDPDRCAVCLTCVRTCPYHVPYIGKEGYAVIDAAGCQGCGMCVSECPGKAITLKHFTDQQLIAKTDALFAECLAR